A window of the Diospyros lotus cultivar Yz01 unplaced genomic scaffold, ASM1463336v1 superscaf1, whole genome shotgun sequence genome harbors these coding sequences:
- the LOC127793018 gene encoding protein NEN1-like: MVSSADRSELAFFDVETTIPTRPGQGRALLEFGAILVCPRKLVELQSYSTPVRPANLSLISNLSRRRSGITKDSVLSAPSFAEIADRVFDILHGRIWAGHNILNFDCARIREAFAEINRPPPEPKGTIDSLPLLTQRFGNRAGDMKMATLASYFELGQQTHRSLDDVRMNLEVLKHCATVLFLESSLPDILTENSWVFPNATARYHANANASPGGMVVNMNASSSSVRSENHPFSDHRNANVEANHPILSLMAPNTGDIVPDHAEPSAGRADHFVMSPLTDEVERESLQPDDAMDEESGSVSESPETSTAAGSEGSSGYTDFLQPDEVYIPSINASLAPFCRGTQRIQILHENITLQLCCTKLKVRFGMSAKFVDYAGRPQLNFVVDATPRLCQVLDVCDNHAQKLSVESGSSSEWRYIVTRTTGFNSPTVRLNIANVADGNVAGWSTEIYEKESSSTPRKLVFSRFDVVELDSLFTPGTFVDAYFSLDTHDYQQRAGIRLVAKKLIVHST; encoded by the exons ATGGTTTCCAGTGCCGACCGATCGGAATTAGCCTTCTTCGACGTGGAGACCACAATCCCGACCCGACCCGGACAGGGACGGGCGCTCCTCGAATTTGGAGCCATCCTGGTTTGCCCCAGGAAACTGGTGGAGCTCCAGAGCTACTCGACCCCGGTCCGACCCGCTAACCTCTCCCTCATCTCCAACCTCAGCCGACGCCGCAGTGGCATCACCAAAGACTCCGTCCTTTCCGCCCCCTCCTTTGCCGAAATTGCCGACCGGGTCTTCGATATTCTCCACG GGAGGATATGGGCGGGTCACAACATACTGAATTTCGACTGTGCTCGGATACGGGAAGCTTTTGCTGAGATCAACCGGCCCCCGCCGGAGCCCAAGGGCACGATTGATTCGTTGCCTCTGTTAACTCAGAGGTTTGGTAATAGAGCCGGTGACATGAAG ATGGCCACACTTGCAAGTTATTTTGAGCTTGGACAGCAAACACATAG GAGTTTAGATGATGTCCGAATGAATCTTGAAGTTCTCAAGCACTGTGCAACAGTACTTTTCTTG GAATCAAGCCTGCCAGACATACTTACAGAAAACAGTTGGGTTTTTCCAAATGCTACCGCAAGATATCATGCAAATGCAAATGCTTCTCCAGGTGGTATGGTCGTGAACATGAATGCATCTTCATCAAGTGTCAGAAGTGAAAATCACCCATTTTCAGATCATAGGAATGCAAACGTGGAAGCAAATCATCCAATACTGTCTCTTATGGCTCCTAACACAGGGGATATTGTTCCGGATCATGCTGAACCCAGTGCAGGTCGGGCCGACCATTTTGTCATGAGCCCACTAACTGATGAAGTGGAGAGAGAATCCCTTCAACCAGATGACGCCATGGATGAAGAATCTGGCTCAGTTTCAGAATCTCCAGAGACTTCTACTGCTGCTGGTTCCGAGGGCTCCAGTGGCTATACTGACTTCTTACAGCCTGATGAAGTTTATATTCCTTCTATCAATGCATCTCTTGCCCCATTTTGTCGTGGTACTCAAAGAATACAGATATTGCACGAAAATATTACACTGCAGCTTTGCTGTACCAAGTTGAAAGTGCGGTTTGGAATGAGTGCAAAATTTGTTGATTATGCTGGCCGGCCACAGTTGAATTTTGTTGTGGACGCTACCCCAAGACTTTGCCAGGTTTTGGATGTGTGTGATAATCATGCACAAAAATTGTCTGTAGAGTCTGGTAGCAGTTCTGAGTGGAGATACATAGTGACCAGAACGACGGGTTTCAACTCACCTACGGTGCGATTGAA CATAGCTAATGTAGCAGACGGGAATGTTGCCGGATGGTCCACAGAGATATATGAAAAGGAATCTTCTTCCACCCCGCGGAAGCTCGTGTTCAGTAGGTTTGATGTTGTAGAACTTGATTCATTGTTCACTCCTGGCACTTTCGTGGATGCCTACTTCTCCTTGGACACACATGACTATCAGCAGAGAGCTGGTATCCGGCTGGTGGCAAAGAAGCTGATAGTGCATTCTACCTGA